The following proteins are encoded in a genomic region of Cryptomeria japonica chromosome 11, Sugi_1.0, whole genome shotgun sequence:
- the LOC131070685 gene encoding bidirectional sugar transporter SWEET1 — MENVIHFVFGILGNIFGTLLFLAPAITFYRVIKKGSTEEFSGLPYVAALFNCLLYTWYGLPLVTSHNILVSINNGVGAALEVTYVTLYLLYAPAKYRTKILVLFVAELVLFAAIVVISLTLLHHTPRSLLVGVIAATLSVCMYAAPLSIMKMVIQTKSVEFMPFFLSLFVFLCSMSWFIYGVIGRDLFVAVPNGVGTALGATQLVLYAIYRNSKPTRHTEGSKADPQT; from the exons ATGGAGAACGTCATCCATTTCGTTTTCGGGATTTTGG GGAATATTTTTGGAACACTTCTGTTCTTGGCGCCTGC AATTACATTCTACCGCGTTATTAAAAAGGGTTCAACAGAGGAGTTCTCTGGGCTTCCTTATGTGGCTGCTCTGTTCAATTGCCTTCTTTACACTTGGTATGGGCTGCCCTTGGTCACATCTCATAATATTCTGGTCTCTATCAATAATGGCGTAGGGGCTGCCCTGGAAGTGACCTATGTCACACTCTACTTGCTATATGCTCCTGCAAAATACAGG ACCAAAATTTTGGTGCTGTTCGTTGCAGAGTTGGTATTGTTTGCAGCCATTGTTGTTATATCACTCACACTTCTTCATCACACTCCTCGCTCGCTTCTCGTTGGAGTAATTGCTGCAACTCTTTCAGTCTGCATGTATGCCGCCCCACTCTCTATAATG AAAATGGTGATTCAGACAAAGAGCGTGGAGTTCATGCCCTTTTTTCTGTCATTATTTGTATTCCTCTGCAGTATGTCATGGTTTATATATGGCGTTATTGGCAGAGACCTATTTGTGGCG GTTCCAAATGGGGTGGGAACAGCATTAGGTGCGACACAGCTTGTGTTGTATGCAATCTACAGGAACTCTAAGCCAACTAGACACACTGAGGGCTCCAAAGCTGATCCACAAACTTGA